Proteins encoded within one genomic window of Triticum aestivum cultivar Chinese Spring chromosome 2D, IWGSC CS RefSeq v2.1, whole genome shotgun sequence:
- the LOC123051356 gene encoding uncharacterized protein, translating to MAQALPPFAFGFEFPGQPPPSAFNNQFHGGYPPLPQQWQGMSPSWFPQQMVQPPPEQQGGDQGVSLSNTGQGSSRSGISVPGNQKNQSKQQRKKQDSKVVVNNNATSLMSYVNVICGGCGESGHDKEKCSKTTTCFICKMATHQEHNCPVRKKPNLATTYFGSAAPRLGFYHVDMSDVNLQHSGRLKNGGIVLVEFGEISKKDLSTKFSEIYKTNWPWQINALDDWTILVKFRPEIPVESVASYPCFDLHKGNVEAWKGNIDDSTSKQLVWIKIRKINPRWCEWSILDQITSVFGTIVDADWKFNFKIFYEVVGVKLSCKDGSKIPKERIYGINGEFYKMLIAVEQITKQRAETGTDNNDTISQGGQDTQSETETSPRTEDNRSNKSTRSDLGRGGGSDPTLEKQAVLAFLQQMPEVCPYEGVEHPSLLNIQISPSIQASRRSKIDKIVAEYMSDDQCYSILSEMEMADLHQEMEEVGDTQEQDVVASVEPLSDTYEADFPLLSKTVANKQQK from the coding sequence ATGGCACAAGCGCTGCCCCCCTTTGCTTTTGGGTTTGAGTTCCCGGGACAGCCACCACCCTCGGCATTCAACAACCAGTTCCATGGGGGATACCCCCCGCTACCGCAACAGTGGCAAGGGATGTCACCCTCGTGGTTTCCCCAGCAGATGGTGCAACCCCCTCCAGAGCAACAGGGTGGAGATCAAGGGGTTTCTTTGAGCAACACTGGTCAAGGTTCTAGTAGATCTGGGATCTCTGTGCCAGGGAATCAGAAAAATCAGAGCAAGCAACAAAGGAAGAAGCAAGATAGCAAAGTGGTAGTTAACAACAATGCCACCTCTCTCATGTCTTATGTGAATGTGATTTGTGGTGGTTGTGGAGAGTCAGGTCATGACAAAGAGAAGTGCTCCAAGACCACAACATGTTTCATCTGCAAGATGGCTACACATCAGGAACACAACTGTCCAGTTAGGAAGAAACCTAATCTAGCTACCACGTACTTTGGGAGTGCAGCTCCTCGATTAGGCTTCTACCATGTGGATATGTCAGACGTTAACCTACAACACTCTGGGAGACTTAAGAATGGAGGGATTGTTTTGGTAGAATTTGGGGAGATCAGCAAAAAGGACCTATCAACTAAATTCTCAGAGATATACAAAACTAACTGGCCATGGCAGATTAATGCTCTGGATGATTGGACCATATTAGTGAAGTTCCGCCCTGAAATTCCTGTAGAATCAGTTGCCAGTTACCCTTGCTTTGACCTTCACAAGGGCAATGTTGAGGCTTGGAAAGGGAATATTGACGACTCTACGTCAAAACAGTTGGTCTGGATAAAAATTAGGAAGATAAACCCAAGATGgtgtgaatggtctattcttgacCAAATTACTTCTGTCTTTGGCACCATAGTGGATGCGGATTGGAAATTCaacttcaaaatcttctatgaggtTGTGGGAGTTAAGTTGTCCTGTAAAGATGGTAGCAAGATCCCCAAGGAAAGAATCTATGGAATAAATGGAGAGTTCTACAAAATGCTTATTGCGGTGGAACAAATCACAAAGCAAAGGGCTGAAACTGGGACTGATAACAATGATACAATTAGCCAAGGAGGGCAGGACACACAATCTGAGACTGAGACCTCACCGAGGACTGAAGACAATAGGTCAAACAAAAGCACTAGGTCTGATCTGGGGAGAGGGGGTGGTTCGGACCCTACTTTGGAAAAACAGGCAGTGCTTGCCTTTTTGCAGCAAATGCCAGAAGTCTGCCCATATGAAGGGGTGGAACATCCATCACTACTCAATATTCAGATCTCTCCATCCATCCAGGCCTCAAGGAGATCCAAGATTGATAAGATAGTGGCAGAATATATGTCTGATGACCAATGCTACTCTATCCTTAGTGAAATGGAGATGGCTGACTTGCATCAAGAGATGGAGGAGGTTGGTGACACCCAGGAGCAAGATGTTGTAGCATCAGTAGAGCCTCTAAGTGACACTTATGAGGCTGACTTTCCTCTACTATCCAAGACAGTTGCTAACAAGCAACAGAAATAG